DNA from Eubalaena glacialis isolate mEubGla1 chromosome 2, mEubGla1.1.hap2.+ XY, whole genome shotgun sequence:
CCTGCTTCTGGACGGGGACAGTCGCCACGAGGTCGAGGTCACGCGCATTGCCGCCGTGCAGATGCTCACAGAAGGCTTCCCTCCTGGAGGTGAGTGCCGTGTGGCACCGGCCTGGGTGACTCTCGGGGTCTGTGGGCCGTCCCGCTCAGCCACAGCAGGGGCTTGTGTTTAGTGAGTGGCTCACCAGGCGAATGGGGCTTAACGTGTAAAACAAGCGGGGACTCTGCCCTTCTGTACGTTTCACTTTCTGTTGGACTCGGGTCAGGGGTAAGGCTCCGGCGGCAGCTGGCATCGGCCCGATTCCCCGATGCCTGGAGCGTTGCCCGCCCGGCACCACGGCCCCCAGGGTCTGCGGGGACAACCCTCCTCCTGGAGCTTGCGGAGCGCTTAGCCTGTTCTGGATCTTTCCACCTAAACTTGCGCACTTCAGCAGCTGTCCTTCCACGGAAGCGGAGTTGGTGTTCCGTGTTGGGCGCAGTGTGCTGAAGAAACCCACGTGACTTAGTCCGTCTTGCTTTCTGTTTTCTGATCGGCTCTTGCTTGTTCTTCTCTCCTGCCTGCCTACCTTCTTGACGTAGAAAAAGACATGCACACTTACACCAGCCTCCCGGGGAGCCAGCCCGTCTCTGAAGGTCAGCTCCCCGCTCCCCGCCGCTCTCCCTGCCCCCGCGCCGGGCCGCGCCTCCTCCAGACCCTGCTGTGTGTTGGGGTCCACGCCGAGGCTCTCTGTGAAACACACATTCCCTTCTTTTGGTTGATTTGAAGGACAGTTGGGTCTAAGACGGGCAGACAAAGCATAAATGAAGCAATCTATCTCATCTGCTCAGTTCTGCGCTCCCAAGGGGAGCCCTACGCAGTGTTGCCTAACGTCCCCTGGGCATCCGCTGGGCCTGAGCGGGCCACGCGAggggggcgcgggcggcggcCCTCCCCAGCGCGCTCCTGTCCCTCCCGTCCCTCCGCAGCGCGCTCGCTCCCGTGTTCTCTCGTAGGAGCCTCCCTGCGCTCCTGGGCCCGCAGGTGGCGAGGGGAGCGGGCCGGTGCGGCGTTTGCCCCCCGTGCCCGAGCACAGGCTTGTGCGTGGTGGCACCTGTGCTGCGCCGTGAGTCGAAGGTGCGGAAGTCACGGTCCGGAGAAGCGGGGGGCCACCCCCCACCCAGGCCGGGGCATCCCTCCGTGTCCTTCCCGCATGTGGGCGGGGCCGAGGGCTGGTGGCGCCACGCGCCCCCTTGTGGCGGTGCTGGGAGGACAGTGAGTCCTGCTCTGCCCACGCTTCCGGAACCGTTAAATGCCCAGAAAAATGTGTTCTcgagggggtgggggcgggggcggcggccaCAGCAGCGTCGCACACTTTCTGTCGAGGCCCAGGTACTTGCATGCAGCTCTGCCGGACACAGACTCAAAATGCGACAGCAGTCATAGGAGCCATGGAAACGTGGCCTGGGCCAGTAAAAGTCTACTTACGGGAGCGGGGGGTGGGCAGAGCACAGCCTGCCTGCCCCAGAGCCCGGGGCAGGGGGCACTCCTGCAAGGAGCTCAGGCGGGGACAAGCCACTTGACACCCAGGGTCGAACCGTGGCTTATGAAAGGTCATGGGGGGCGTCCCAGGCCTTGGGTGGCGGAGCACTTCCAGCTGGATCGACCTCCCGGTGGGCCGGGCCTCTCCCACCCAGCACCTGCTCCCCCGCCGGCCTGCGTTTGACTCTGAGACCTGCGTCTGATGGAAGGGATCTTCTGAGCTGGGTAACTGCTCACAACGGAGTTTTCCTCCCAAGTCACAAAGTAGAACAGCTGTAGGCAAACTCCACTGCGAGGCTTGGTCTCCTTGCCACTTTTTTGACTGCGGTCGTGACAGAAGGGCCGTCTCTTCCTCCAGCCGTTGGTTCTCAGAGCAGGTGCTGCGGTCCTGTCGTCGTCCATGGCGTCACAGCCCAAAGGCGGGCAGTTGTCCCAGCAGGCCGACCCCACACGGCATCTTTTCAGGAGCTCGTGTACTAGAGTGGGGTGTTGGTGGCACTTGTGCCCTCCGCTTTGACCCTGGCTCTCCAGAGTAGGGTGGGGGTGAGGCCAGCGTGACAGGCAGGGTGCAGCCCGGGCAGCCCTCCCGACGGCACCGCGCCTTCTCCCTGGGTTCTCGGCCACGCGGTGCCGAGCGTTTGTCCCGCCCTGTGAGCTCGGGCTCATCCGCTGGGCAGCCCCTAGCCCAGGCCCCGCTACCAGGCCGCCTCCGTCCGAGGCCAGCaccagggctggggaggaggcgcCCCGGCCAGCACATCAGGGCCGGCGGCACCCTGGGCGCTCAGCGTCCCCTCGGGCATCACCTTGTCTCCCCGCTCCAGGAGGCAACGCGCGGgccacaggcatgaccctgcagTACACGGCGCCAGGGGCGGAGGGCGTGACGCAGCTGAAGCTGACGGCCGGGGAGGACGCGAACGGCAGCAGAAGGCAGGCGACAGCATGGCTGGTGGCCATGCACAAGGTACCGTGGGCCCGGCCCTTCTGCTCAGAGCACTGCCCACCTTTCCCAGAGGGAGGCCCGCCGCCTGCCTAGCCGGGGTGCCCCCACGGGCTCCAGCCAGGCACACGCATTTATCTCTGGTCACCTTGCAGGCTGCCAAGCTTCTCTACGAATCTCGGGACCAGTAACGCCACATGGGCTGGACAGTCCGCTAGGGGCAGCAGCACCTGCTCGCCGCGCACGCACAGGCGCAACTAAGCCTACCCGTGCTGGAAACGCAACTCAAGTACTCGGAGCTTACCTAGTGCAATACGTACACAGTTGATTAATGCTCAGAACACCTCGTGCTTTAGAATCTGTCTCTTATCGATGCCTAATTAGGGGTGGGAGAGACTGAGCTACACTACTGCTAAACTCTTTTTAGCATAATCTGTACCATGTTTTTATGAGTGCCCAAGTTTACTAGATGGTTCTGGTCCCTTGATGTTCGTCCCATTAATTCTTCCACGGAAGTGATCTGGGCAGTGGTAACTTGGCCTGATTTGTACTGGAGCGCATCTCACAGACTGCCCGTTCGTGTGTCACTCATCTGGGTCTATGAACAAACCTTTGCTACTTCACAGGGGAAGGAACAAGATTTGTGTTTTGTACTTTTCACTATTTccctttattaaaataattgtacAACAATTTGTATATAAAGCTTATGATTAAAACCTATTTTGAAAATACGGATCAGGCCTCACCTCGCTGTGTCCAGACAACCTGAGCTTCGTGCTCAGCTCAGTTCTGGCTCCAGAACACAAGACTCACAGCCTCCGGCGAGAGACAGCGGTTTATTGTGTGCACGTTTACACGGCATCAGCAGAGAGACTGCCCTGCAGGGTGTTCGCTTCTCATCAGCACTGTgtacaatcaatcaatcagtgcTTAAAGGTAGGCGACTACAACAAGACTCTACACGTGTCTATACGTAAATTACACACAAGACTCACTCGTACATGGAAAATAAGCTCAGGGCCTGGAttttaatgagagaaaaaaacatttccaACATGGTTCTGACAGTTTTGAGTGGTTTAGTCAAAAAATAGTTTTGGTATATAAAAGCCTGTACGTACAGTTGACGCTTCAGGGACGCGCCTTACTTGCTTCAAGTCTGGAACCAGGCAGAGGTTATGGTGTCATGGCCGGGACCGGGGAGCCGGGGCCCTGCCCTCCCGCCCCTATAGCCGCCCCGTGACTTTGCAGGCGTCCCCGCGTCCACGGCCTCCTGGCCCGCGGGTTGCACAGCCCTCGGCAGAGCACGTCCACGCCGGGAGGGGCGGGGACCACGCCGGGAGGGGCGGGGACCACGCCGGGGCAGCAAGAGGCTGCAGAGAAGGCAGTGCTGTGCTGAGACTCCTGACCATGTGTCACTCGATCTTAAGGTCCCTCGTGTCCACGGCCCGTCGGTGACCTAGACCGAGGCCCGGAACAGGAAGTGGAGCCCACACACCAGGCAGCACCGCTGGACAGAAGTCTCCACACGGGGGCTCCTTTGGTGATGAAGAAACGCATGTGGTGAGGATGAAAAAGGTGCCCGGGTTTCTGTGATTTCCAGTCAACGGGAGGGCAGGGCTCTAGCGAGGGGATGCACCTCACAGCAGCTGCAAGTTTTCATTGTTGGGGCTGGGGTGACACCGGGAATGAGGGATGACGGCCTTGGGGCCCAAGTCTGTGACAGCATTCGTCTTCCTTGGCAACCGACCAGGGGTTAATTACAGGGCTTCTTACTGGCAACAGGGGCGGCTGTTTAGAGAGCTGGGTATTTATTCGGATTTACAGTAACTGGCAAAAGTCGGTCTTCTTGGAGGCGAAGGTCTCTCTCCCAGCTGCGGGCAGACCGGAGAAAGAGCCTCACCTAGAACCTGCCGGGGTTTCACATTGTGGACGCTGTCTGCTAAAGGGAGCACCAGTAAAGCCATGTCTAGCTTCAGCTTCCCGGGGAAATGGCAGAAGCATCTCTTCAGTGGCTCCTCGTCGCTGGAGAGCCCGTGCGGTGCTCCAAAGGGAAGTTCAGGCCAGTGTTCGCTGTCGGGGTTTGATCCGTGGGTACAACTGGGAAGCAAGGGACAGGAGTTAGGACAAGGGGACGACCCACTGGACAGGAACCCCGTCCAGAGGCCCGGCTGCCCTCAGGAGGCCGCACACCAGCTCCTTCAGGCCGAAGTTCGGCTTGTCACCCTCGTACGGAGAACTTCCCAACTCCCAGGAtacccccttcctcttcctctcaggGCACtcgacactgacactgtccgcaAGGCCCCTAAAGGTGCCTGGCAGGCCCACGGTGTCCAGTGACTGTGTCACGAAAGCATGtgccagccccaccgggcacggAGCACGAGAGCAAAGGCGCGGCCCTGCCAAGGGTCTGAGGAAGCATCAGTGCAACGCAGAGCAGCAGCCTGCAGCCgccctgtcccccaccccgtTACAGACCCCACGAGCAGAGCACGCTGTGAGCAGCCCGTCGGGGGGCTCCGGCCTCCCCACGGGCCTCCTCGAGAGCAGATGCCCCCCCACGGCTCCCACGAGGCTTGGAGAAAGGCAGTCTCCAGCCCGCAGGACTGGAGCCCAGGCTACGTCCacgggcaggaggaggggacagcTGGCTCCGCACGGGGCCCCAGGGGCAGCGTGGAGTGCTTACCCCCAGCAGGGTTTTGGGCACGTAGCCCTCCCGGTCCCCCAAGCGAGCCCACCACCAGTCGGTCTCGCTCTCGTCCTTGCGCCTCAGGACGGTGAGGGCGTCCCCTTCGTGGAAGGACAGCTCGTCGCTGTTCTGGGCCTCGTAAGCCCACAGAGCGTACACCACGCCTTTGTTCATCACGCCCAACTTCTCCTGCACCCCTGGGACGGAAGAGCAAACGGTCAGGTCTCCGTGGAGGGCGGGCTGCAGAGAGAGCCCCGCAGCAGGACCGGGAGGGACACGCTGCTGTCCTTGGGCAGGCCGGCGGGGGCTGCAGTGGAGCGGTCAGAAGCCAGGCCAGCTGCCGCCCTCCGCTTAACGCCAACAGCCCCTTCCACGTCCCAGCAAGAGGACCGTGGCGGAACCTTTGTGTCCAGAAGCAAAGCAGTGTTGTTCTAAAAGGCGTTTCTTAAGGTGAAACTTACAACCCACACGTAGAACAAACTTCCAAAAGTCTAAAGAAGCCGCGTGACTTGCTCTTGGACAGTGGGAAGCACTTGCCACCAAGCGATGGAGCCACCGCGACCCAGTGAGCTCACACCCAGGACTCGCCTGCGGGTCCCCAGGAAGGCCGGCCGCCCCCCAGCCCCGCCGCACGGCCTCTGTCCTGGGAGCTGGGCCTGGAGGGCATTGCCCGTTTCATGTGTCACTTTGTCCCCAGGGTCTAAGGTAGGCTGGGCCCACAGGTTCTCCCATCGGGTGTAGCGTTGATGGCCTGTGACTGTTTAGCCCTTGGAAAACCCAGCCCTGCCTAATGGAGAAGGGAGCTTCCCTCCCCCACGGGACGGGACGGGATGGGACGGGATGGGACGGGACGGGACGGGAGACCCACCCTGGGACACCTCAGCCCTCACAGCCCTCTCCCCTGGGGCACCCCGGCCGCCCGCCCCGCACCGTGTAAGAACTGGGAGCACTGAGAGTAGCCTTCCTCCGCCTCTTCGCACTTGTCCGCAGCCGTCTCAACGTCGCTGATGGTGGAGGCGAAGATGGCGGCGCCGCTCTCCACCAGCTGCTTGCAGAGGTGGACGCTGTTGCAGGAAGCGGCGCAGTGCAGCGGCGTCCTGGAGAGACAGAGGAGGCGCTCACGCCCGGCCGGGTTCCAGGTGGCCCCcagggctgtgtgctcagtgccCCGCGAGCTGCTGTGCTGCTGCCTGTGTAGTGGCCTCACTTCTACTAACAGTTTTGGGCCACACACACGTTTCTGAAAAGGGCGGGCGGGGAGTGGACTGAACACCGGCCTGTAAGCTGGGTGTTCATGGTGCAACAGCACGAATGTCCCTCACACCAGTGACGTGTCCCTTACAATGGCTGCAACAGTGACGGCTGTGTTTTAccacaatatacaaaaatggcTGTTCAAACGCAGCAGCGCAGACCGTTGCCTGAAGCTCACGATGAGGCCCACGGGGCGCAGGGCCGGCACCGCAGCGGCCGGCCTGTGAGGCTCCCCTCCACACAGGCTTTCTGGCCACTTAAAAACATACAGCTCAGCAGAGGCTCAGACTACAGTCAGCGGTCAGCCACGTGACGAGCGTGATCACAGCCGGGCCTTTAACAAAACCCCCGTGAGAACGAAGACCAGGAAGATACGCAGGCCTGGGACCAAGCTGCACCCTtgcctcctcccttctccccaccacccccgcgCCCCGGTGCCCTCACCAGCCGTCGCTGTCGGCGGCATTCACGTTGACCCCGAAGTCCAGCAGGAACTTCACAATCTGGTGGTGGCCGGCGCAGACGGCGTTGTGCAGCGGGGTGATGCCCTCGTCGTTGGGCTTGCTGGGGTCTTCCACCTAGGACACAGGGCGCGTGAGCCCCGCCCCTGCCTGGGGCCACCAGGGCTGCGGCCGCCCGCCTGCTCACCTCGTAGATGATCCTCTGCACCAGGTCGAACTCCCCCTCCAGGGAGGCGTCAAGGAGCAGCGCCAGCGGGTTGAAGCGGACCCTCAGCCCATGCCCCGTCCTCTCCGAGTTGGGCTTCTTCAGGTTGGTCCGTTTGCTCTATCGGGAGGAAGCTTTGGATTTCAAGGTGACCCCACGGAAGTAGGCCCGGGGGGAAGCGGGCAAGAGGGGAGGGCCTAAAGCCCAAGGCAGAGCTTCCCCCGCAGCCCCGAGTGGTGCCGGGCACCGCGGACCAGCCCGCTCTCAGGCCAGCCCGGCCTGGCTCCGAAGGGCGTCTCTGCCTCGGGGGCCGGGCTGCGCCGCGGGCACCCGAGAGAGGGAGCAAGGCGGGTCACAGCCAAGCCCAACTGCTTCCGCCCTGCCAGCCGTGAGGAGCTCCTACCTGCCTCTGCTCCTGCGGCGCTGCCCTCCCTCCAGGGCTCTGTCTAGAAGGTTCTCCTTTCCCTTGCTGCCTGCCCTTCTGATCCCCATATGGCTGCCCTTCCTCAGGGACACCTCGGGCCCCCAGGCTGGCCCTCCGGTGAGAGGCCACCGCCCCTCGTGCCCTGGACGAGCCCCGCTGCTCCCAGCACCCCCGACACAGGCACGCCCTCCACATGCACTGGCTGGCTGACTCGGGAGCCGGGGCCCTGGTCTAGGGTGGCACCCACCGTAGGGGCCGCCGGCAGGGGCGCGGCGGGGGGGAGCGATGCGGGCAGGGGCTCCTCCCCCGGGGGGCTGGGCACCGGCTCAGCGGGCAGGGCCGTGGCCACGTTGTTGTTGTCGTCCTCGGCGGGCTCGGCTGTTTGGCGGGTGTTCGGGGGACAGATGAGCCCCTCCGGTTCGGGGGACGGAAGCCGGTTGTCATTGGCGTCCGAGGCGGGGGCAGGCTCGGCCGGGAGTGGGGCCGTGGGCAGGGCGGGGCCGGCCTCGCCCAGGTTCCCGTTGGCAGCGGTGTTCCCATTGTCCACGTCGGCTAAGGAGCCCAGGAAGTCCTGCGAGGGGCTGGGCTGGTAGAAGGGGGTGCCCTCCATGCCCCCGGCCAGGGTGTTGAAGCGCTGGTACAGCAGCTTCTGGATGTTGGGCCCGCCGGGGCCCTCTGGCTCCGTGATGGAGCTGCGCTTCTTCAGGGGCCGGGGCGCATTGGCCAGCTTCCTGCGCAGGGCCTCCAGGTCAGCGTCGCTCTGGTAGCGCAACGGCGAGTGCACAATGGGCGTGAGCTTGGTGGGGCTGAGCGGCCGCGGCAGGCTCTCCACGGCGGCCCCGTCTCCGGCGGGGGCAGGGCTGTCCTGCTCTGGCTCCTTCTCAGCACTTTCTGAAGGGGGCAGGGGCTGCGAGGCGCTTGTGGCCAGCGACCCATGAAGAAACGGTAGCGGCGACGGGGATGTGGAGCCGGACGGCAGAACAGGTTTACCATACACTGGGGAGACACAGAGGACACCAACCTCAGCAGCCTGTGGCGTCTGGGGCCTGCTCACCAAGCACCTTTGACGACACAGAGATGGGCTCCTACAGAGACTGTAATCTGCCACTGAAGATGCTAAGTCCCCATATTAAATCCCAAAGGAACCTGCTGCTCACAGAACCCCACCAACTCCTTCTGGAAGGTGGAGTGTctctaatttatcagtttttacagaactgggGCTTTctcaaatgaaaaagaacaaaaggttGCAAACCTGCCTTCCTGCCCTGAACAGGTGTTCACTGTTTCCTGGCCAAGGAGAACCCACGTGACGTGGGACCAAGCCAAATGATGTAAAACGCAGGCCACCTCAGAAAGGAAGGCTGGTCCGGTGGCCCTGGCAAGCCTCTCCCCCGTGGGCCAGGGCCTGCCGCAGGCCAGTGCTGGTACAGCCACCCGGGAGATCCCTGGGCACAGAGTGGCCTGGCCTGCCTAGGGATTCTCAAACTAGATCCTGGAACCTGCAGCCCACGCCCAAGAACGTCTGAAgaggccccagcccagcccagatgCCCAGGATCCTGCCGCACAGGGAGGAATCACCGTCAGCCTCCGTATGTGGGGAACCGGGCTCTGTGCTCacacctgcctccccaggaggcccacGGCTGATGTTCCCGCACCCAAACCAGGGCTTTTCGTCCCTGTGGGCTCCGGGAGAGGATCCCGAAGCAGCAAAATCCTCCCCTCGCATCACCCCCTAGGGGCCTGGCTCAGCTACTACTAGGAGGCCAGGGGGATCAGATCCAGGCAGAGCTCCTACTACGCCAGCTCCCCAGATAGGTCCTGTACAAGTTACTACGaagcaggaggaaaagaagaaattccaAAGTGCCAGCCTTCCGAGACCTGAATTTCCTGAGCAATGTGGGTAGGCGGGCGCTCAGACAGAAGTCAGAGAGCTGTGGCCCACCTGCAGAACTGCTCTGTGCGTGTCATCTTTTACCCCCGTCTCACACAGGTACCCAAGGCCACACTTTATGTAAGAATCAAGTTTAATCCTAAATAGCACGTGGCCCAGAAGTAAGGATATGGATTGGCATTTTCTCAAGTATGATTTCCTAGCCCCGAGAGATGGAGAGTGCAAACCCACCATACCTGCTTTAACCGACTTATTTAAGGTGCTGTGCGCCGCTGGCTGGTACTTCTTAGGTGGCGCGGCTTGCTGGAGGTACATGGAGTATATGGAACTTGAATTCACCGTCTGTGGGCCTTTCCTGGGGGACTGTGGCCTTGACCCTTTATCAGCCAGGAAGGGCCTAATGGCCACAGTTAGTGGGAGTTCAGGTTTGCCGTCTCCAGCTGGAAAGGCAGGCAGCCCCGCCGGCGGGTACGTGGGACTTGGTGGCACAGAAATCCTCTGCTGAATCTGCTGCGAGGACCCTGGCTGGTGGGGGCCACCCGCAGGGGGCAGCGGTGCAGGTTTCTGCCGACTGGGCAGGCCTGCGCTGGTCCTGGGCAAgctgccctccttcctcctctccaggGAGTTTGTCGAGCCTGGGCCCACGGGCGCAGGGCTTGGGTACGTCCCATAGCTTGGAGGCAGCTGCTTGCCGACACCAGGGATGGGAGGTGGCACTTTACCAATCTCGATGCCCTAAATTTAGGtgttaaaaagaaagacaaagtcaTCCTTTGAAAAGTCAAGCACGTTTCCATCCACGGTCACAAGAGCACAAAGTAGGACTTGTAATCCTTCAAATAGGCTTGTGACCAGGCACGGGGCACGCCGTGGGGGTGAACAGCAGGGTGAACGACCCTGACCAAAGGCCTCACACCTGCACCCGGCTCTCGTGCTCAGGGTCCATGAACTCCTTCAGACTTGGGTTATGATTTGGACACCAACAGGATTAATTTGCCTCGTGACACCTCCTACCACTTAGATAAAGACGAAGGCTAAATGAGGATGCAGTCGGTTAGGAGCCTGTCTGTGTTTTGTGACGAAGACAAGCGGCCCACCTGCTTCTCCGGGGCTCCCAAGGCCAGCACGGGCACAGGCTGGCTCGAGACGGGCCCCTGCCTGAGAGGCCCCTCCACGTTCGAGTCCTTCCACTCCACGCTGGCGATCTGCGTCGCTTTCACCAAAGAGCTAGAATTGTGTTTTAATGTTGGCCAGTTTCCATCATTGGCttgaaaagaacacagaatttaAGTAAAATTATTCTTGAAATTAGTTGAACCAACATAAGAATAACCCCCTGCCAGAAGCAAAAATCACCTTCTGGGACGTCACGCTCTGATGGAGCTCCATGACCAGGAGGCGCCCCCCCCACCCACACACCGGCTGCTGCGCGGCAGGACGACCAAGGTTGGCCTCTGCCGGCACCGCCTCACCAGTGCCCACGTGCGGTCATGTGTGCAGAGACTCCATGACCAAGCACAGGGCTGCTCCAGCCCGGGCGAGGGGCCAGAGGGTTGCAGAAACATTCTCAGCCCCCACTGAAATACAGGTCAAAGCCATTACATCGACACCAATGAATAACATAAGCGTCGGCACTTGGTTTTCAAACACTATTTACAAATACAGACAGCAATAAAAAAGACTTATCTTTTGACTTCTTAACAGGTTTGACCTGTACTGCTTctagtattaaaagaaaaatttgacttTAATCTGTTAGAAATTTCCACCCTCTTAAAATAATTCATGATCACAGGAGGACAGTACAAGTTCCCAGTGATTGGAGTAGCAGGCTATCATTCTGTTGCAGTGATTAGAAAGCCAGTCAACCCAGCATTTTCAGGACAGCCACTGGAAAGGTATGTTTTTTAACATAGCATCTTCCAAACTGAGAAAGGGTGCAGAAGCATTCCCTGGTAACACAGGCCCACTCACAGTGAGCCCACAGGGTTAGATCTCAGCCCGCCTCAGGCCCCTGCTTCTCTCCGCAGCGGTACAGGGCTGGACTGGAGTGGGAACCCTCCCAGCCATCAGCCGTATGGGAGGGAGAGCAGCCAAGGGCACTGTTCTGGGCCCTCCTGTAAGAGCAGCACAtccttgcccctcctcccatctGCCAG
Protein-coding regions in this window:
- the ZFYVE21 gene encoding zinc finger FYVE domain-containing protein 21 isoform X7, producing MVQCPRCMQCDTKFDFLTRKHHCRRCGKCFCDKCCSQKVALRRMCFVDPVRQCAECALVSHREAEFYDKQLKLLLSGATFLVTFGNSEKSDTMVCRLSSNQRYLLLDGDSRHEVEVTRIAAVQMLTEGFPPGEKDMHTYTSLPGSQPVSEGGNARATGMTLQYTAPGAEGVTQLKLTAGEDANGSRRQATAWLVAMHKAAKLLYESRDQ